One Oncorhynchus masou masou isolate Uvic2021 chromosome 2, UVic_Omas_1.1, whole genome shotgun sequence genomic region harbors:
- the LOC135557454 gene encoding BTB/POZ domain-containing protein kctd15 isoform X3, whose amino-acid sequence MFETEGRSMSRLSLTRSPVSPMSTQGIPLPAQLTKSNAPVHIDVGGHMYTSSLATLTKYPDSRISRLFNGTEPIVLDSLKQHYFIDRDGEIFRYILSFLRTCKLLLPDDFKEFHLLYEEARYYQLSPMIKELERWKQEREQRRTAQPCDCLVVRVTPDLGERIALSGEKVLIEEIFPETGDVMCNSVNAGWNQDPTHVIRFPLNGYCRLNSVQVLERLFQKGFSVAASCGGGVDSSQFSEYVLCREDRRSMSMNTPIRIKQEPLD is encoded by the exons ATGTTTGAAACG GAAGGAAGAAGCATGTCCCGACTGTCTTTGACCCGGTCCCCGGTATCTCCTATGTCCACACAAGGAATCCCTCTACCGGCTCAACTGACAAAGTCGAATGCTCCGGTTCACATTGACGTCGGGGGACACATGTATACTAGTAGCCTGGCTACTCTCACCAAATACCCAGACTCAAG AATCAGCCGTCTGTTTAATGGCACAGAGCCCATCGTGCTGGACAGCTTGAAGCAGCACTACTTCATCGACAGGGATGGAGAAATATTCCGGTACATTCTCAGCTTCCTCAGGACCTGCAAACTGCTTCTCCCAGATGACTTCAAG GAGTTCCACCTGCTGTACGAGGAGGCTCGGTACTACCAGCTGTCCCCCATGATTAAGGAGCTGGAACGTTGGAAGCAGGAGAGGGAGCAGCGCAGGACGGCCCAGCCCTGTGACTGCCTGGTGGTGCGGGTGACGCCTGACCTAGGTGAGAGGATCGCCCTTAGCGGGGAGAAGGTGCTCATCGAGGAGATCTTCCCCGAGACTGGAGACGTCATGTGCAACTCGGTGAACGCCGGCTGGAACCAGGACCCCACGCACGTCATCCGCTTCCCCCTCAACGGCTACTGCAGGCTCAACTCTGTCCAG GTTCTAGAGCGTCTGTTCCAGAAGGGTTTCAGTGTGGCAGCGTCCTGCGGCGGCGGGGTGGACTCCTCCCAGTTCAGCGAGTACGTGCTGTGCCGTGAGGACCGGCGGAGTATGTCCATGAACACCCCCATCAGGATAAAACAGGAGCCCCTGGACTAG
- the LOC135557454 gene encoding BTB/POZ domain-containing protein kctd15 isoform X2: MMDIYFFMKPYPNEGRSMSRLSLTRSPVSPMSTQGIPLPAQLTKSNAPVHIDVGGHMYTSSLATLTKYPDSRISRLFNGTEPIVLDSLKQHYFIDRDGEIFRYILSFLRTCKLLLPDDFKEFHLLYEEARYYQLSPMIKELERWKQEREQRRTAQPCDCLVVRVTPDLGERIALSGEKVLIEEIFPETGDVMCNSVNAGWNQDPTHVIRFPLNGYCRLNSVQVLERLFQKGFSVAASCGGGVDSSQFSEYVLCREDRRSMSMNTPIRIKQEPLD; this comes from the exons ATGatggatatatattttttcatgaaACCATATCCTAAT GAAGGAAGAAGCATGTCCCGACTGTCTTTGACCCGGTCCCCGGTATCTCCTATGTCCACACAAGGAATCCCTCTACCGGCTCAACTGACAAAGTCGAATGCTCCGGTTCACATTGACGTCGGGGGACACATGTATACTAGTAGCCTGGCTACTCTCACCAAATACCCAGACTCAAG AATCAGCCGTCTGTTTAATGGCACAGAGCCCATCGTGCTGGACAGCTTGAAGCAGCACTACTTCATCGACAGGGATGGAGAAATATTCCGGTACATTCTCAGCTTCCTCAGGACCTGCAAACTGCTTCTCCCAGATGACTTCAAG GAGTTCCACCTGCTGTACGAGGAGGCTCGGTACTACCAGCTGTCCCCCATGATTAAGGAGCTGGAACGTTGGAAGCAGGAGAGGGAGCAGCGCAGGACGGCCCAGCCCTGTGACTGCCTGGTGGTGCGGGTGACGCCTGACCTAGGTGAGAGGATCGCCCTTAGCGGGGAGAAGGTGCTCATCGAGGAGATCTTCCCCGAGACTGGAGACGTCATGTGCAACTCGGTGAACGCCGGCTGGAACCAGGACCCCACGCACGTCATCCGCTTCCCCCTCAACGGCTACTGCAGGCTCAACTCTGTCCAG GTTCTAGAGCGTCTGTTCCAGAAGGGTTTCAGTGTGGCAGCGTCCTGCGGCGGCGGGGTGGACTCCTCCCAGTTCAGCGAGTACGTGCTGTGCCGTGAGGACCGGCGGAGTATGTCCATGAACACCCCCATCAGGATAAAACAGGAGCCCCTGGACTAG
- the LOC135557454 gene encoding BTB/POZ domain-containing protein kctd15 isoform X4 encodes MYKEGRSMSRLSLTRSPVSPMSTQGIPLPAQLTKSNAPVHIDVGGHMYTSSLATLTKYPDSRISRLFNGTEPIVLDSLKQHYFIDRDGEIFRYILSFLRTCKLLLPDDFKEFHLLYEEARYYQLSPMIKELERWKQEREQRRTAQPCDCLVVRVTPDLGERIALSGEKVLIEEIFPETGDVMCNSVNAGWNQDPTHVIRFPLNGYCRLNSVQVLERLFQKGFSVAASCGGGVDSSQFSEYVLCREDRRSMSMNTPIRIKQEPLD; translated from the exons GAAGGAAGAAGCATGTCCCGACTGTCTTTGACCCGGTCCCCGGTATCTCCTATGTCCACACAAGGAATCCCTCTACCGGCTCAACTGACAAAGTCGAATGCTCCGGTTCACATTGACGTCGGGGGACACATGTATACTAGTAGCCTGGCTACTCTCACCAAATACCCAGACTCAAG AATCAGCCGTCTGTTTAATGGCACAGAGCCCATCGTGCTGGACAGCTTGAAGCAGCACTACTTCATCGACAGGGATGGAGAAATATTCCGGTACATTCTCAGCTTCCTCAGGACCTGCAAACTGCTTCTCCCAGATGACTTCAAG GAGTTCCACCTGCTGTACGAGGAGGCTCGGTACTACCAGCTGTCCCCCATGATTAAGGAGCTGGAACGTTGGAAGCAGGAGAGGGAGCAGCGCAGGACGGCCCAGCCCTGTGACTGCCTGGTGGTGCGGGTGACGCCTGACCTAGGTGAGAGGATCGCCCTTAGCGGGGAGAAGGTGCTCATCGAGGAGATCTTCCCCGAGACTGGAGACGTCATGTGCAACTCGGTGAACGCCGGCTGGAACCAGGACCCCACGCACGTCATCCGCTTCCCCCTCAACGGCTACTGCAGGCTCAACTCTGTCCAG GTTCTAGAGCGTCTGTTCCAGAAGGGTTTCAGTGTGGCAGCGTCCTGCGGCGGCGGGGTGGACTCCTCCCAGTTCAGCGAGTACGTGCTGTGCCGTGAGGACCGGCGGAGTATGTCCATGAACACCCCCATCAGGATAAAACAGGAGCCCCTGGACTAG
- the LOC135557454 gene encoding BTB/POZ domain-containing protein kctd15 isoform X5, with translation MSRLSLTRSPVSPMSTQGIPLPAQLTKSNAPVHIDVGGHMYTSSLATLTKYPDSRISRLFNGTEPIVLDSLKQHYFIDRDGEIFRYILSFLRTCKLLLPDDFKEFHLLYEEARYYQLSPMIKELERWKQEREQRRTAQPCDCLVVRVTPDLGERIALSGEKVLIEEIFPETGDVMCNSVNAGWNQDPTHVIRFPLNGYCRLNSVQVLERLFQKGFSVAASCGGGVDSSQFSEYVLCREDRRSMSMNTPIRIKQEPLD, from the exons ATGTCCCGACTGTCTTTGACCCGGTCCCCGGTATCTCCTATGTCCACACAAGGAATCCCTCTACCGGCTCAACTGACAAAGTCGAATGCTCCGGTTCACATTGACGTCGGGGGACACATGTATACTAGTAGCCTGGCTACTCTCACCAAATACCCAGACTCAAG AATCAGCCGTCTGTTTAATGGCACAGAGCCCATCGTGCTGGACAGCTTGAAGCAGCACTACTTCATCGACAGGGATGGAGAAATATTCCGGTACATTCTCAGCTTCCTCAGGACCTGCAAACTGCTTCTCCCAGATGACTTCAAG GAGTTCCACCTGCTGTACGAGGAGGCTCGGTACTACCAGCTGTCCCCCATGATTAAGGAGCTGGAACGTTGGAAGCAGGAGAGGGAGCAGCGCAGGACGGCCCAGCCCTGTGACTGCCTGGTGGTGCGGGTGACGCCTGACCTAGGTGAGAGGATCGCCCTTAGCGGGGAGAAGGTGCTCATCGAGGAGATCTTCCCCGAGACTGGAGACGTCATGTGCAACTCGGTGAACGCCGGCTGGAACCAGGACCCCACGCACGTCATCCGCTTCCCCCTCAACGGCTACTGCAGGCTCAACTCTGTCCAG GTTCTAGAGCGTCTGTTCCAGAAGGGTTTCAGTGTGGCAGCGTCCTGCGGCGGCGGGGTGGACTCCTCCCAGTTCAGCGAGTACGTGCTGTGCCGTGAGGACCGGCGGAGTATGTCCATGAACACCCCCATCAGGATAAAACAGGAGCCCCTGGACTAG
- the LOC135557454 gene encoding BTB/POZ domain-containing protein kctd15 isoform X1, which produces MRADRHGSDLIRLRIALVEDTDSLRPESFMMSMAFPFTCFQEGRSMSRLSLTRSPVSPMSTQGIPLPAQLTKSNAPVHIDVGGHMYTSSLATLTKYPDSRISRLFNGTEPIVLDSLKQHYFIDRDGEIFRYILSFLRTCKLLLPDDFKEFHLLYEEARYYQLSPMIKELERWKQEREQRRTAQPCDCLVVRVTPDLGERIALSGEKVLIEEIFPETGDVMCNSVNAGWNQDPTHVIRFPLNGYCRLNSVQVLERLFQKGFSVAASCGGGVDSSQFSEYVLCREDRRSMSMNTPIRIKQEPLD; this is translated from the exons ATGCGAGCAGACAGACATGGAAGTGATCTGATAAGGCTCAGGATCGCACTGGTGGAAGATACCGACTCTCTGAGACCCGAGTCATTTATGATGTCTATGGCTTTTCCATTTACTTGTTTTCAGGAAGGAAGAAGCATGTCCCGACTGTCTTTGACCCGGTCCCCGGTATCTCCTATGTCCACACAAGGAATCCCTCTACCGGCTCAACTGACAAAGTCGAATGCTCCGGTTCACATTGACGTCGGGGGACACATGTATACTAGTAGCCTGGCTACTCTCACCAAATACCCAGACTCAAG AATCAGCCGTCTGTTTAATGGCACAGAGCCCATCGTGCTGGACAGCTTGAAGCAGCACTACTTCATCGACAGGGATGGAGAAATATTCCGGTACATTCTCAGCTTCCTCAGGACCTGCAAACTGCTTCTCCCAGATGACTTCAAG GAGTTCCACCTGCTGTACGAGGAGGCTCGGTACTACCAGCTGTCCCCCATGATTAAGGAGCTGGAACGTTGGAAGCAGGAGAGGGAGCAGCGCAGGACGGCCCAGCCCTGTGACTGCCTGGTGGTGCGGGTGACGCCTGACCTAGGTGAGAGGATCGCCCTTAGCGGGGAGAAGGTGCTCATCGAGGAGATCTTCCCCGAGACTGGAGACGTCATGTGCAACTCGGTGAACGCCGGCTGGAACCAGGACCCCACGCACGTCATCCGCTTCCCCCTCAACGGCTACTGCAGGCTCAACTCTGTCCAG GTTCTAGAGCGTCTGTTCCAGAAGGGTTTCAGTGTGGCAGCGTCCTGCGGCGGCGGGGTGGACTCCTCCCAGTTCAGCGAGTACGTGCTGTGCCGTGAGGACCGGCGGAGTATGTCCATGAACACCCCCATCAGGATAAAACAGGAGCCCCTGGACTAG